The DNA region GTTCGCCGCGCAGTGGCTGACGGATGCCGGCGAGCGGGAGACCCTCGACGACCACGTCGACCTCTTCTTCGTGGAGCAGGTGCTGGGCGGACTCGCCGACGAACTCCTCCTCACCGGGCGGGCCATCGCCACGTCGGTCGAGGAGGACGCGGTGCTCTCCTCGGATCGCATCGGCCAGCTCTACCGTCGCCTGGCCTGGACGTTCGACGCCGATCTCGACGTGTTCGAGCGCAAGCGTTTCGCGTCGACGTCGCACGAGGCGAACAAGGCCATGAACCTGAACGCCTACATCGGGCTGATGGGCGGCCAGTTCACCCTCGCCGAGACGCCGAACGGCCCGGCACTGATCCCCGCGGCCGCCGGCGACCCGTTCGACGTGAGCTTCGCCGACAGTGACTTCCTGCTCACCCTCGACGCCGACTCGATCCTGCTCCGTGACTACTGCCTGCGCCTGGTGTACTTCCTGCAGCAACCCGACAACGCGCGCGTCGCCGTCACCCAGACGCCGTACTCGTCGTTCCGCGGTGCCGCCACCCGCATCGAGCGTCTTGCCGCCGCCACCACAGACATCCAGCACGTGCTGCACCAGGGGATGAGCCACTTCGGTGCCACCTTCTGGGTGGGCGCCAACGCCGTCATCCGCAAGGTCGCCATCGAGGACATCGCGGAGACCGAGTTCGTGGGCGGCTTCGAGGTCAAGCGCTACATCCAGGACCGCACGGTCATCGAGGACACCGAGTCGAGCGTCGACCTCGGAACCCACGGCTGGAGCCTCGTGAACTACCCCGAGCGTCTCAGCTACTCCGCCACCCCGCCCGACTTCGGATCGCTCGTGGTGCAGCGCCGCCGCTGGGCCAACGGCGGCCTCCTCATCCTGCCCAAGCTCTGGCGCCAGGTGCGCGCCCGCAAGCGCCGCGGCGAGCAGGTGCCGATGCTCGAGCTTCTGCTCCGCGTCAACTACATGGCGTCCATCGCGTGGGCGAGCTTCGGACTGGTCTTCCTGCTGGCGTATCCGTACGACGGCCGTCTGCTGAGCCCTGTCGTGCTGCTCGCGGCTCTGCCGTACTTCCTCGCCATGGCGAGCGACCTGCGCTACGCGGGCTACCGCCGCAGCGACGTGCTGCGCATCTACGGCTTCAACCTCATCATGCTGCCGGTGAATCTCGCCGGCGTGCTGAAGTCGATGCAGCAGGCGCTCACCGGCAAGAAGATCCCGTTCGTGCGCACTCCCAAGGTCAAGAACCGTACAGCGGCGCCGTTGCTCTACGTGGTGACGCCGTTCCTCATCGTGGCCTTCTCACTCCTCACGCTCTGGCGCGATGTCACCGCCGGCAACTGGGGCAACGCGGCGTTCGCCGGCATCAACGCCGTGCTCGCCAGCTGGGCGATCGTGGCCTACATCGGCATCGGCAACGCACTCGTCGACACCTGGCTCGGACTCATCAAGCCGCTGTACGTGCCGCGGGTCCAGCCGGTCGAGGCCACCACGACGGCGACGGATGCCGACGGGCTCGACTGGCGCTCCGTGCTCTACCACGGTCACGCAGACGAGGCGGTCCCGATGCTGGAGGCCGTGGGCACGCCGCACCGAAGGGCCGCATCCGTTCGCCCCGTGCCGGATGCAGCCCGCGAGGACGCAGCTCGCGGCGTCGATGGAACTCACGACGCTCACGACGCGCGCCACTCCCACGACGCACACG from Leifsonia sp. Root1293 includes:
- a CDS encoding glycosyltransferase family 2 protein, producing the protein MSSVKSLPHARKRQWGAEKRTRPLPTVHPRPSNRTITWSRVAIVLTVVFWAVYVVTTVIRQFIDGGRQDFRFTMEAIGYLVVVTFLTFSALMYLVAREGALQRFSKHVRVPRAELDRHFAENRSSITVLVPSYAEEPHVVRATLLSAALQEYPSIKVVLLLDDPPFPKQPAVLSRLEETRALADDISAMLAEPRERFAAALASFEAQIASGVLPDDLAVAHADALAEHYAFAAQWLTDAGERETLDDHVDLFFVEQVLGGLADELLLTGRAIATSVEEDAVLSSDRIGQLYRRLAWTFDADLDVFERKRFASTSHEANKAMNLNAYIGLMGGQFTLAETPNGPALIPAAAGDPFDVSFADSDFLLTLDADSILLRDYCLRLVYFLQQPDNARVAVTQTPYSSFRGAATRIERLAAATTDIQHVLHQGMSHFGATFWVGANAVIRKVAIEDIAETEFVGGFEVKRYIQDRTVIEDTESSVDLGTHGWSLVNYPERLSYSATPPDFGSLVVQRRRWANGGLLILPKLWRQVRARKRRGEQVPMLELLLRVNYMASIAWASFGLVFLLAYPYDGRLLSPVVLLAALPYFLAMASDLRYAGYRRSDVLRIYGFNLIMLPVNLAGVLKSMQQALTGKKIPFVRTPKVKNRTAAPLLYVVTPFLIVAFSLLTLWRDVTAGNWGNAAFAGINAVLASWAIVAYIGIGNALVDTWLGLIKPLYVPRVQPVEATTTATDADGLDWRSVLYHGHADEAVPMLEAVGTPHRRAASVRPVPDAAREDAARGVDGTHDAHDARHSHDAHDLRDERKAA